Genomic segment of uncultured Desulfobacter sp.:
AAATTTTACGCATCCATGCGCCTTGAGATTCGAAAGGCTGCAGCCATCAAAAACGGCGAAGATGTGATCGGATCCAGGACTAAGGTTAAGGTGGTAAAAAATAAACTGGCCCCCCCGTTTAAAAATGTGGAGTTCGACCTGATGTACGGGGAGGGCATTTCCAGGACCGGCGACCTTCTGGACATGGGGGTTGAGCTGGACATTGTGAACAAGAGCGGGTCCTGGTATTCATTTGACAAAGAGCGCATCGGCCAGGGCCGGGAGAATGTAAAAGCCTTTTTACTGGACAATCCCGATATTTTTGATGCCATTGAACTTAAAGTAAGAACCGAGCTTGGAATTGCCGGACCGCAGGCAGCAAAACCCAAAGCTGCACCCGACACTGAAAAGGACAGCAAGCCGGAAGCCTAACCAAACTGGTTTAGTAGAGCAGGAGCCAATAATATTATGACAGGTAATGAAGCCAGGAAAATTTTTCTCGAATATTTTAACAAACACAACCACCGCCATGTGCGCTCATCATCCCTGGTGCCCCAGGATGATCCCACCCTGCTGTTTGTCAATGCGGGTATGGTGCAGTTTAAACGCGTTTTTACAGGTGATGAAAAACGTGACTACACCACCGCCGTCACCGCACAAAAGTGCGTTCGTGCCGGGGGCAAACATAACGATCTTGAAAATGTGGGATACACGGCGCGTCACCACACCTTTTTCGAGATGCTGGGCAATTTTTCCTTTGGCGAGTATTTTAAGGAAAAGGCCATTGAATTTGCCTGGGACCTGCTCACCAACGGATACGGGTTTGATGCTGAAAAACTTCATGTATCCGTTTATAAAGATGATGACGAAGCCTATGAGATCTGGAACAAGCAGGTTGGAATACCTGTTGAACGTATCTCACGGTTGGGCGAGGCGGATAATTTCTGGGCCATGGGTGACACAGGACCCTGCGGGCCGTGTTCCGAAATTCACATTGACCGTGGCAAAGAATTTGGGTGTGATGATCCCAACTGTGCGGTAGGCTGTGACTGCGACCGGTGGCTGGAGTTGTGGAACCTGGTATTCATGCAGTTTGAAAGAAGCGAAGACGGCACCATGACACCGTTGCCCAAACCCAGTATTGACACGGGTATGGGGCTTGAACGTATTATTTCCGTGCTCCAGAACGTCCCCACCAACTTTGATACCGACCTTTTTGTGCCCATCATGGAGCGGGTCGGGGAACTGGCCGGCAAAAAACGTGGAGAATCCAAGGAAGTGGAAGTGGCCATGAAGGTCATTGCCGATCATTCAAGGGCGTCCGCCTTTTTGATTTGCGACGGTGTATTGCCTTCCAACGAGGGTCGCGGTTACGTGCTTCGCCGGATCATGCGCCGGGCCATCCGGTACGGGCGAAGCATCGGACTGACCGAACCGTTTTTGCACAAAACCGTTCAAACCGTCTTCTCCATTATGGATGAAGCCTATCCAGAACTCAAAGAGTCTGCGGCCTTTATCCTTAATGTGGTGAAAAACGAAGAGGAAAAGTTCCTTGAAACCCTTGAAACCGGAATGAAGCTTCTGGAAGCAACCATTGAGGATCTGGGGAAAAACAATGAAAAAACCATTCCCGGAGAGGTGATTTTCAAACTTTACGATACCTTTGGATTTCCCGTGGACATTATTCAGGACCATGTCAAGGAGATGGGCATTGCCCTGGATCTGGACGGGTTTGATAAATCCATGGCCGAACAGAAAGCAAGATCCAAGTCCAAAAAGAAGTTTGCCGGTGTGGGCGATGCCTATAAACCATTGACCTCAGCAGGCGTAAAAACCGTATTCAAAGGCTATGACGCCATTGAAATGCAAAGTGATCTGCTCATCGTGGTCAAGGATGACGCTGAAGTGGAAACGGCTGTTGCCGGTGACGAAATTGAAGTGGTCACTTCTGAAACCGTATTTTATGCCGAGTCCGGCGGTCAGGCCGGTGACAAAGGCATTTTTGAAAATGACGCCTGTGCCATTGAGATTACCGATACGGTGAAAGATCCGTCCGGCCTTTTCATTCACAAGGGCAAGGTTGTCAAAGGGTCTTGCAAAAAAGGCGATACCTTTACCCTCAAGGTAAATGCAGAACTTCGACGGACTACGGCGGCAAATCATTCAGCCACACACATCCTGCATTCAGCGCTTCGCAAGGTGTTAGGCGACCATGTCAAACAGTCAGGTTCTCTGGTAACCCCGGACAGGCTTAGGTTTGACTTCACCCATTTCAGTGCTGTTACCCCTGAGGAGCTTGGGGCCATTGAGATTGAAGTTAACACCCGGATCATTGAAAACGTTGCGGTGACCACAAAAGAGATGGACATGGACGAAGCGGTCCGGTCCGGTGCAACGGCCTTGTTTGAG
This window contains:
- the alaS gene encoding alanine--tRNA ligase, which produces MTGNEARKIFLEYFNKHNHRHVRSSSLVPQDDPTLLFVNAGMVQFKRVFTGDEKRDYTTAVTAQKCVRAGGKHNDLENVGYTARHHTFFEMLGNFSFGEYFKEKAIEFAWDLLTNGYGFDAEKLHVSVYKDDDEAYEIWNKQVGIPVERISRLGEADNFWAMGDTGPCGPCSEIHIDRGKEFGCDDPNCAVGCDCDRWLELWNLVFMQFERSEDGTMTPLPKPSIDTGMGLERIISVLQNVPTNFDTDLFVPIMERVGELAGKKRGESKEVEVAMKVIADHSRASAFLICDGVLPSNEGRGYVLRRIMRRAIRYGRSIGLTEPFLHKTVQTVFSIMDEAYPELKESAAFILNVVKNEEEKFLETLETGMKLLEATIEDLGKNNEKTIPGEVIFKLYDTFGFPVDIIQDHVKEMGIALDLDGFDKSMAEQKARSKSKKKFAGVGDAYKPLTSAGVKTVFKGYDAIEMQSDLLIVVKDDAEVETAVAGDEIEVVTSETVFYAESGGQAGDKGIFENDACAIEITDTVKDPSGLFIHKGKVVKGSCKKGDTFTLKVNAELRRTTAANHSATHILHSALRKVLGDHVKQSGSLVTPDRLRFDFTHFSAVTPEELGAIEIEVNTRIIENVAVTTKEMDMDEAVRSGATALFEEKYGDVVRVVSQGDFSQELCGGTHTRATGDIGLFRILSEGGIASGVRRIEAVTGLAALKAVHADQLALEKIAGVLKSAKDGVVERLEAFSAEKKALEKELTALKAKIASKSAENIEDDVKEINGVKVLAKRVEIENPSQLRDLADKFKTKLGSGVLLLGAESNGKALLISMVSDDLTKAFKAGDIVKTAAGIVGGGGGGRPDMAQAGGTKPEFLDKALLSVFDTVSK